In Amaranthus tricolor cultivar Red isolate AtriRed21 chromosome 3, ASM2621246v1, whole genome shotgun sequence, a single window of DNA contains:
- the LOC130807417 gene encoding exopolygalacturonase-like encodes MDFKASLTKNSLILVLIFCLITKGQCQVKFFTLENYGAVKGGEVDNSKVLVKAWNDACKWKGASRLDISSETYFVNPVILSGPCSGPIEFHNSGTLKAPLSLKPGSWIEFRHINRLTLTGGGSFDGQGPPKQPNSRLSSMLSLSFVTNSKAENIKLRNSQGTHLILFAVNNTELNEIRISSPEESHNTDGIKIGASNGITITNSNIASGDDCIAILTGSKNITISGVNCGPGHGISIGSMGHSPNEHVDHVTVKHCNLSGTTNGLRIKTWATDYPGTVSNIQYQEIIMDNVYNPIIFDQHYCDAGSCGQGTSKVEIQDVTFSNIHGTSRSKIAVNLQCSRSTPCNRIELEDINIKYNGEDGTSISNCSYASGKVSGVQLPKPCPLFS; translated from the exons ATGGATTTCAAAGCATCTCTTACAAAAAATTCTCTCatattagttttaatcttttGCTTAATCACCAAAGGGCAATGTCAAGTAAAGTTCTTCACTTTGGAAAATTATGGTGCTGTCAAAGGTGGAGAAGTGGATAATAGTAAG GTGTTAGTTAAAGCATGGAATGATGCGTGCAAATGGAAGGGTGCCTCAAGATTAGACATATCTTCAGAGACTTACTTTGTAAATCCAGTAATATTGAGCGGCCCATGTAGTGGCCCAATAGAATTTCATAATTCGGGCACTTTGAAGGCTCCATTGAGCTTGAAACCGGGCTCTTGGATCGAGTTTCGTCATATCAACAGACTGACACTAACTGGAGGTGGGTCATTTGATGGTCAAGGCCCACCAAAACAACCTAATTCTAGGCTTTCCTCG ATGCTGAGCTTAAGCTTTGTGACAAATTCAAAAGCAGAAAACATAAAACTAAGGAACAGCCAAGGGAcccatttgatattatttgcaGTGAACAATACGGAGTTGAATGAAATAAGGATATCATCCCCAGAAGAAAGTCATAACACGGATGGCATTAAGATTGGAGCTTCAAATGGGATTACAATAACAAACTCAAACATAGCCTCAGGAGATGATTGTATTGCCATTCTCACCGGATCTAAAAACATAACCATAAGTGGTGTTAATTGTGGTCCTGGACATGGAATTAGCATTGGAAGCATGGGACATTCGCCTAATGAACATGTGGATCATGTTACTGTCAAACATTGCAATCTCTCTGGTACTACTAATGGTTTAAGAATCAAGACTTGGGCTACTGATTATCCTGGAACTGTATCAAATATTCAGTATCAGGAGATTATCATGGATAATGTTTATAATCCTATCATTTTTGATCAACATTACTGTGATGCTGGATCTTGTGGACAG GGGACTTCAAAAGTTGAAATACAAGATGTGACGTTCAGCAACATACATGGAACATCAAGGTCAAAGATTGCAGTGAATTTACAATGTAGTAGGAGTACACCGTGTAATAGAATAGAGTTGGAGGACATAAATATAAAGTACAATGGGGAAGATGGAACATCTATTTCAAATTGTTCCTATGCAAGTGGCAAGGTTTCTGGTGTACAACTTCCTAAACCTTGCCCCTTATTTTCATAA
- the LOC130807962 gene encoding uncharacterized protein At4g26450-like isoform X3, whose product MRSNMTGIGFYNSEPQNNYRSFGRGAPKPSPQWRHHSSPQMPRKGDLFMEAGKLAVEYLVSRGLLSSNVLPGKYQNGSLRNNVDESYDLRSSQDKDSSSRSSVELDLRNYSRERRRLRPSRSFSSDWIRENEKEGSLTENVPPSRAAVAVENDTLNKDAIKSTDTNVQNSHPDEILAKDDKYSESEDGIGNGCSLGDSKSKVTTSAENNNDKQIALDAGNTVFEVLKNDTDNHDKEKDTTMDTLSIQQVEEKGINSPLVGSSPKGNLFLTSQENYVSEIEHASLDSNKRDSVNGSEENSSPKCLGSTISDHQQKALEPLSFSYEPNSSGLTELGMCSSIGKDRVEKRPIEEESSTDGAKKAKQQQWLTVAQSDEYLQLSDMSDGHSVSAAKNAATIFNVSVSQESFTNVSLPLKFGVQSDVNEEKQMLSNSFKICDLNLMEGPDMHDNHDASALLYPSMSDPSRNFPVDIDLSMRNSCNVTNERTDFGSLRKDIEIIDLENSSLEECKRSNDSVKNPAAGTTVMDSFQNPQNTTENPDGQDGYGSMISELLGNDVPNCSSVQPDINTFHTDISLNHGETTFSEDDPIYMSLGEIPLSMPDI is encoded by the exons ATGAG GTCTAATATGACTGGAATAGGTTTCTATAATTCTGAACCACAAAACAACTACCGCAGTTTTGGGCGTGGGGCTCCTAAACCTTCTCCACAATGGCGCCATCATTCATCTCCACAGATGCCTCGCAAAGGCGATCTTTTCATGGAGGCAGGTAAATTAGCTGTTGAGTATTTAGTTTCGCGTGGATTATTGTCGTCAAATGTGCTGCCTGGTAAATATCAGAATGGCAGTTTGAGAAACAATGTCGACGAATCTTATGATCTTCGTAGTTCACAAGATAAGGATAGTAGTAGTAGGTCTTCAGTTGAGCTAGATTTGAGGAATTACTCGAGGGAGAGGAGAAGACTTAGACCCTCTCGGAGTTTTAGTTCTGATTGGATTCGTGAGAATGAAAAGGAAGGATCCTTGACTGAAAATGTACCTCCTTCAAGGGCTGCTGTTGCAGTTGAAAATGATACTTTAAACAAGGATGCTATCAAAAGTACTGATACTAATGTTCAGAATTCGCATCCAGATGAGATCTTGGCCAAAGATGATAAGTATAGTGAGTCGGAGGATGGGATTGGAAACGGTTGCTCTCTTGGTGATTCAAAGTCGAAGGTGACAACTTCGGCTGAAAATAACAATGATAAACAGATTGCGTTAGATGCTGGAAATACCGTCTTTGAGGTGTTGAAAAATGACACAGATAATCATGACAAAGAGAAGGATACTACTATGGATACTTTGTCTATTCAGCAAGTGGAAGAGAAGGGGATCAATTCTCCTTTAGTAGGGAGCTCTCCAAAGGGCAATCTATTTTTGACCAGCCAAGAGAACTATGTCAGTGAGATCGAGCATGCTTCTCTGGACTCCAACAAACGTGATTCTGTGAATGGTTCAGAAGAGAATTCTAGTCCCAAATGTCTTGGTTCAACTATTTCGGATCATCAACAAAAAGCTTTGGAACCTCTGTCATTTTCGTATGAGCCAAATTCTAGTGGATTGACTGAGCTCGGAATGTGCAGTTCGATTGGCAAAGATAGAGTTGAAAAAAGACCTATTGAGGAAGAAAGTAGCACCGATGGAGCCAAAAAAGCTAAGCAACAACAATGGCTTACTGTTGCTCAGAGTGATGAATACTTGCAACTTTCTGATATGAGCGATGGGCATTCTGTTTCAGCAGCCAAAAATGCTGCTACCATTTTTAATGTGTCTGTTAGTCAAGAGAGCTTTACGAATGTCTCATTGCCTCTAAAATTCGGTGTTCAATCTGATGTAAATGAAGAGAAGCAGATGCTTTCCAACTCATTTAAAATCTGTGATCTGAATCTCATGGAGGGCCCTGACATGCATGACAATCATGATGCTTCAGCTTTGTTGTATCCGTCAATGTCAGATCCCAGTCGAAATTTCCCCGTTGATATTGATCTGTCCATGAGGAATAGTTGCAATGTAACTAATGAGCGCACTGACTTTGGATCATTACGAAAAGATATTGAAATAATCGATCTGGAAAATTCATCTTTGGAGGAATGCAAAAGGTCAAATGATTCAGTGAAAAA TCCAGCGGCTGGCACCACAGTCATGGACAGCTTTCAAAATCCGCAAAATACTACTGAGAATCCAGATGGTCAGGACGGGTATGGGAGCATGATCTCAGAGTTGCTTGGTAATGATGTCCCAAATTGCTCTTCAGTTCAGCCTGATATAAATACTTTTCACACTGACATTAGCCTAAATCATGGCGAG ACAACATTCAGTGAAGATGATCCAATCTACATGTCCTTGGGAGAAATTCCTCTAAGTATGCCAGATATTTAA
- the LOC130807962 gene encoding uncharacterized protein At4g26450-like isoform X1, which yields MRSNMTGIGFYNSEPQNNYRSFGRGAPKPSPQWRHHSSPQMPRKGDLFMEAGKLAVEYLVSRGLLSSNVLPGKYQNGSLRNNVDESYDLRSSQDKDSSSRSSVELDLRNYSRERRRLRPSRSFSSDWIRENEKEGSLTENVPPSRAAVAVENDTLNKDAIKSTDTNVQNSHPDEILAKDDKYSESEDGIGNGCSLGDSKSKVTTSAENNNDKQIALDAGNTVFEVLKNDTDNHDKEKDTTMDTLSIQQVEEKGINSPLVGSSPKGNLFLTSQENYVSEIEHASLDSNKRDSVNGSEENSSPKCLGSTISDHQQKALEPLSFSYEPNSSGLTELGMCSSIGKDRVEKRPIEEESSTDGAKKAKQQQWLTVAQSDEYLQLSDMSDGHSVSAAKNAATIFNVSVSQESFTNVSLPLKFGVQSDVNEEKQMLSNSFKICDLNLMEGPDMHDNHDASALLYPSMSDPSRNFPVDIDLSMRNSCNVTNERTDFGSLRKDIEIIDLENSSLEECKRSNDSVKNPAAGTTVMDSFQNPQNTTENPDGQDGYGSMISELLGNDVPNCSSVQPDINTFHTDISLNHGETTFSEDDPIYMSLGEIPLTGLLRGWE from the exons ATGAG GTCTAATATGACTGGAATAGGTTTCTATAATTCTGAACCACAAAACAACTACCGCAGTTTTGGGCGTGGGGCTCCTAAACCTTCTCCACAATGGCGCCATCATTCATCTCCACAGATGCCTCGCAAAGGCGATCTTTTCATGGAGGCAGGTAAATTAGCTGTTGAGTATTTAGTTTCGCGTGGATTATTGTCGTCAAATGTGCTGCCTGGTAAATATCAGAATGGCAGTTTGAGAAACAATGTCGACGAATCTTATGATCTTCGTAGTTCACAAGATAAGGATAGTAGTAGTAGGTCTTCAGTTGAGCTAGATTTGAGGAATTACTCGAGGGAGAGGAGAAGACTTAGACCCTCTCGGAGTTTTAGTTCTGATTGGATTCGTGAGAATGAAAAGGAAGGATCCTTGACTGAAAATGTACCTCCTTCAAGGGCTGCTGTTGCAGTTGAAAATGATACTTTAAACAAGGATGCTATCAAAAGTACTGATACTAATGTTCAGAATTCGCATCCAGATGAGATCTTGGCCAAAGATGATAAGTATAGTGAGTCGGAGGATGGGATTGGAAACGGTTGCTCTCTTGGTGATTCAAAGTCGAAGGTGACAACTTCGGCTGAAAATAACAATGATAAACAGATTGCGTTAGATGCTGGAAATACCGTCTTTGAGGTGTTGAAAAATGACACAGATAATCATGACAAAGAGAAGGATACTACTATGGATACTTTGTCTATTCAGCAAGTGGAAGAGAAGGGGATCAATTCTCCTTTAGTAGGGAGCTCTCCAAAGGGCAATCTATTTTTGACCAGCCAAGAGAACTATGTCAGTGAGATCGAGCATGCTTCTCTGGACTCCAACAAACGTGATTCTGTGAATGGTTCAGAAGAGAATTCTAGTCCCAAATGTCTTGGTTCAACTATTTCGGATCATCAACAAAAAGCTTTGGAACCTCTGTCATTTTCGTATGAGCCAAATTCTAGTGGATTGACTGAGCTCGGAATGTGCAGTTCGATTGGCAAAGATAGAGTTGAAAAAAGACCTATTGAGGAAGAAAGTAGCACCGATGGAGCCAAAAAAGCTAAGCAACAACAATGGCTTACTGTTGCTCAGAGTGATGAATACTTGCAACTTTCTGATATGAGCGATGGGCATTCTGTTTCAGCAGCCAAAAATGCTGCTACCATTTTTAATGTGTCTGTTAGTCAAGAGAGCTTTACGAATGTCTCATTGCCTCTAAAATTCGGTGTTCAATCTGATGTAAATGAAGAGAAGCAGATGCTTTCCAACTCATTTAAAATCTGTGATCTGAATCTCATGGAGGGCCCTGACATGCATGACAATCATGATGCTTCAGCTTTGTTGTATCCGTCAATGTCAGATCCCAGTCGAAATTTCCCCGTTGATATTGATCTGTCCATGAGGAATAGTTGCAATGTAACTAATGAGCGCACTGACTTTGGATCATTACGAAAAGATATTGAAATAATCGATCTGGAAAATTCATCTTTGGAGGAATGCAAAAGGTCAAATGATTCAGTGAAAAA TCCAGCGGCTGGCACCACAGTCATGGACAGCTTTCAAAATCCGCAAAATACTACTGAGAATCCAGATGGTCAGGACGGGTATGGGAGCATGATCTCAGAGTTGCTTGGTAATGATGTCCCAAATTGCTCTTCAGTTCAGCCTGATATAAATACTTTTCACACTGACATTAGCCTAAATCATGGCGAG ACAACATTCAGTGAAGATGATCCAATCTACATGTCCTTGGGAGAAATTCCTCTAA CAGGTCTTTTACGCGGTTGGGAGTAG
- the LOC130807962 gene encoding uncharacterized protein At4g26450-like isoform X2, whose product MRSNMTGIGFYNSEPQNNYRSFGRGAPKPSPQWRHHSSPQMPRKGDLFMEAGKLAVEYLVSRGLLSSNVLPGKYQNGSLRNNVDESYDLRSSQDKDSSSRSSVELDLRNYSRERRRLRPSRSFSSDWIRENEKEGSLTENVPPSRAAVAVENDTLNKDAIKSTDTNVQNSHPDEILAKDDKYSESEDGIGNGCSLGDSKSKVTTSAENNNDKQIALDAGNTVFEVLKNDTDNHDKEKDTTMDTLSIQQVEEKGINSPLVGSSPKGNLFLTSQENYVSEIEHASLDSNKRDSVNGSEENSSPKCLGSTISDHQQKALEPLSFSYEPNSSGLTELGMCSSIGKDRVEKRPIEEESSTDGAKKAKQQQWLTVAQSDEYLQLSDMSDGHSVSAAKNAATIFNVSVSQESFTNVSLPLKFGVQSDVNEEKQMLSNSFKICDLNLMEGPDMHDNHDASALLYPSMSDPSRNFPVDIDLSMRNSCNVTNERTDFGSLRKDIEIIDLENSSLEECKRSNDSVKNPAAGTTVMDSFQNPQNTTENPDGQDGYGSMISELLGNDVPNCSSVQPDINTFHTDISLNHGETTFSEDDPIYMSLGEIPLSLLRGWE is encoded by the exons ATGAG GTCTAATATGACTGGAATAGGTTTCTATAATTCTGAACCACAAAACAACTACCGCAGTTTTGGGCGTGGGGCTCCTAAACCTTCTCCACAATGGCGCCATCATTCATCTCCACAGATGCCTCGCAAAGGCGATCTTTTCATGGAGGCAGGTAAATTAGCTGTTGAGTATTTAGTTTCGCGTGGATTATTGTCGTCAAATGTGCTGCCTGGTAAATATCAGAATGGCAGTTTGAGAAACAATGTCGACGAATCTTATGATCTTCGTAGTTCACAAGATAAGGATAGTAGTAGTAGGTCTTCAGTTGAGCTAGATTTGAGGAATTACTCGAGGGAGAGGAGAAGACTTAGACCCTCTCGGAGTTTTAGTTCTGATTGGATTCGTGAGAATGAAAAGGAAGGATCCTTGACTGAAAATGTACCTCCTTCAAGGGCTGCTGTTGCAGTTGAAAATGATACTTTAAACAAGGATGCTATCAAAAGTACTGATACTAATGTTCAGAATTCGCATCCAGATGAGATCTTGGCCAAAGATGATAAGTATAGTGAGTCGGAGGATGGGATTGGAAACGGTTGCTCTCTTGGTGATTCAAAGTCGAAGGTGACAACTTCGGCTGAAAATAACAATGATAAACAGATTGCGTTAGATGCTGGAAATACCGTCTTTGAGGTGTTGAAAAATGACACAGATAATCATGACAAAGAGAAGGATACTACTATGGATACTTTGTCTATTCAGCAAGTGGAAGAGAAGGGGATCAATTCTCCTTTAGTAGGGAGCTCTCCAAAGGGCAATCTATTTTTGACCAGCCAAGAGAACTATGTCAGTGAGATCGAGCATGCTTCTCTGGACTCCAACAAACGTGATTCTGTGAATGGTTCAGAAGAGAATTCTAGTCCCAAATGTCTTGGTTCAACTATTTCGGATCATCAACAAAAAGCTTTGGAACCTCTGTCATTTTCGTATGAGCCAAATTCTAGTGGATTGACTGAGCTCGGAATGTGCAGTTCGATTGGCAAAGATAGAGTTGAAAAAAGACCTATTGAGGAAGAAAGTAGCACCGATGGAGCCAAAAAAGCTAAGCAACAACAATGGCTTACTGTTGCTCAGAGTGATGAATACTTGCAACTTTCTGATATGAGCGATGGGCATTCTGTTTCAGCAGCCAAAAATGCTGCTACCATTTTTAATGTGTCTGTTAGTCAAGAGAGCTTTACGAATGTCTCATTGCCTCTAAAATTCGGTGTTCAATCTGATGTAAATGAAGAGAAGCAGATGCTTTCCAACTCATTTAAAATCTGTGATCTGAATCTCATGGAGGGCCCTGACATGCATGACAATCATGATGCTTCAGCTTTGTTGTATCCGTCAATGTCAGATCCCAGTCGAAATTTCCCCGTTGATATTGATCTGTCCATGAGGAATAGTTGCAATGTAACTAATGAGCGCACTGACTTTGGATCATTACGAAAAGATATTGAAATAATCGATCTGGAAAATTCATCTTTGGAGGAATGCAAAAGGTCAAATGATTCAGTGAAAAA TCCAGCGGCTGGCACCACAGTCATGGACAGCTTTCAAAATCCGCAAAATACTACTGAGAATCCAGATGGTCAGGACGGGTATGGGAGCATGATCTCAGAGTTGCTTGGTAATGATGTCCCAAATTGCTCTTCAGTTCAGCCTGATATAAATACTTTTCACACTGACATTAGCCTAAATCATGGCGAG ACAACATTCAGTGAAGATGATCCAATCTACATGTCCTTGGGAGAAATTCCTCTAA GTCTTTTACGCGGTTGGGAGTAG
- the LOC130807990 gene encoding pirin-like protein, giving the protein MVETDMSNGVIKVPRPVVRKFQARPQCEGVGAVVRRSIGRFELKYFDPFLVLDEFSVTAPAGFPDHPHRGFETVTYMLQGAVTHEDFAGHKGTIGAGDVQWMTAGRGIVHSEMPSAQGVQKGLQLWINLSSKHKMIEPRYQEIQSKDIAEAEKNGVKVRVIAGEALGKKSAVYTRTPTLYLDFTLKPGSHHVQSIPKSWNGFVYVLEGEGIFGNSRSSPTTAHHLLLLGPGDGLMVWNKSTKYLRFILVGGEPLGEPLVQFGPFVMNTQEEIDQTIEDFENCVNGFERARHWKSQAMVD; this is encoded by the exons atggtagaaaCAGATATGAGTAATGGAGTAATCAAAGTTCCACGACCTGTTGTTAGAAAATTTCAAGCAAGACCACAATGTGAAGGTGTTGGTGCTGTTGTAAGAAGAAGTATTGGCCG GTTTGAGCTCAAGTACTTTGATCCTTTCCTTGTTCTGGATGAATTCTCAG TTACTGCTCCTGCTGGTTTCCCTGATCATCCACATAGAg GATTTGAGACAGTCACTTACATGCTTCAG GGAGCAGTGACACATGAAGATTTTGCTGGACATAAAGGAACAATAGGTGCTGGTGATGTACAATGGATGACTGCAGGAAGAGGGATTGTTCACTCAGAAATGCCCTCTGCACAAGGTGTCCAAAAGGGCTTGCAACTTTGGATTAACCTATCCTCTAAACATAAGAT GATAGAACCAAGATATCAGGAAATACAGAGCAAAGATATAGCCGAAGCTGAGAAAAATGGGGTAAAAGTTAGAGTAATAGCAGGAGAAGCCCTAGGAAAAAAATCAGCAGTTTATACGAGAACACCAACATTATACCTTGATTTTACATTAAAACCAGGATCGCATCATGTACAATCAATTCCTAAGTCATGGAATGGATTTGTTTATGTTTTAGAAGGAGAGGGTATTTTTGGAAATTCAAGATCATCACCTACAACAGCCCATCACCTTCTTCTTCTTGGGCCTGGTGATGGGCTTATGGTTTGGAATAAATCCACTAAGTATCTAAGATTCATTTTAGTAGGTGGTGAACCATTGGGTGAACCCTTGGTTCAATTTGGGCCTTTTGTGATGAACACCCAAGAAGAGATTGATCAAACTATTGAAGATTTTGAGAATTGTGTTAATGGATTTGAAAGAGCAAGGCATTGGAAGTCACAAGCAATGGTTGACTAA
- the LOC130807963 gene encoding beta-1,2-xylosyltransferase-like, which translates to MANSPKHNFPPRKLIFSKKASIVILLFFLNFFFFSFTYYLHHYPSLSFTFQSHDHHHHHLHLTLPHPNSFSKLPFSSKTWPILPSYLPWSPPSSTLYSCEGFFGNGFSKTYTLYPRLFSNSVKSTNSWFRCHYSGTLRSSICEGGRVLMDPNKIRMSIGGERIEEVIGRSDDDELPSFEKGSFRLRRKGVKKRRAFSKEFLDKIVHQGQIMKHTMKDLFQSMEVVDDNQDDFNCSQWIEEPTLLLTRFEYANVFHSYTDWYSAYVSSKVTGLPTRPNVVFVDGHSKTQLEDTWEALFSSIRFAKNFTDPVCFRHAVFVPLGYETAWFKGLSQHIDCRGASARALWANPDDRKTARLSEFGEMIKAAFDFPVDTPRKPKSSEYNVLFVRRENYLAHPRHGGKVESRLSNEQEVFDSLKSWASNYSQCNINLVNGLFGHMPMREQIRAIEDASVIIGAHGAGLTHVVSALPESVILEIISSQFQRPHFQLISQWKGLEYHAINLSGSSANPVKVIERLKKILRSIGC; encoded by the exons ATGGCGAACTCACCAAAACACAATTTTCCTCCTCGTAAACTCATCTTCTCTAAAAAAGCCTCCATTGTTAtcctccttttcttcctcaacttcttcttcttctcctttACTTACTATTTGCACCATTACCCTTCTCTTTCTTTTACCTTCCAATCCCAcgatcaccatcaccatcatctTCATCTCACTCTCCCTCATCCCAATTCCTTTTCGAAACTTCCTTTTTCATCTAAAACATGGCCTATTCTTCCCTCTTACCTCCCATGGTCTCCTCCTTCCTCTACTCTTTACTCTTGTGAAGGTTTTTTCGGAAATGGATTCTCAAAAACATATACTCTCTACCCTCGTCTTTTTTCCAATTCTGTCAAATCCACTAATTCGTGGTTTCGGTGTCACTACAGTGGTACTCTTCGGAGCTCCATTTGTGAAGGTGGCCGGGTTTTGATGGATCCGAATAAGATTCGGATGTCCATTGGAGGTGAGAGGATTGAAGAGGTTATTGGTCGttctgatgatgatgaactTCCTTCTTTTGAAAAAGGTTCGTTTCGATTGAGACGAAAAGGGGTTAAGAAAAGACGTGCTTTTTCTAAGGAGTTTCTTGACAAGATTGTTCATCAAGGGCAGATTATGAAGCATACTATGAAAGATTTGTTTCAGTCTATGGAAGTTGTTGATGATAATCAGGATGATTTTAATTGCTCTCAG TGGATTGAGGAGCCGACCTTGCTGCTGACCCGGTTTGAGTACGCTAATGTTTTTCACTCATATACAGATTGGTATAGTGCATATGTTAGCTCTAAAGTAACTGGTTTGCCAACAAGGCCAAATGTTGTCTTTGTTGATGGCCACAGCAAA ACGCAATTGGAAGACACATGGGAAGCACTCTTTTCAAGCATTAGATTTGCTAAAAACTTCACTGATCCAGTCTGCTTTCGTCACGCTGTCTTTGTACCCTTGGGTTATGAAACAGCCTGGTTTAAGGGTCTGAGTCAACATATAGATTGTCGAGGGGCATCTGCGAGAGCCCTGTGGGCAAATCCTGATGACCGTAAAACAGCACGACTATCTGAATTTGGTGAGATGATAAAGGCAGCTTTTGATTTTCCTGTGGATACACCCAGAAAACCCAAGTCATCAGAATATAATGTGCTTTTTGTACGGCGTGAAAATTATTTGGCACATCCACGTCATGGTGGTAAAGTTGAATCCAGACTCAGCAACGAACAAGAAGTGTTCGATTCTTTGAAAAGTTGGGCTTCTAATTATTCTCAATGCAACATAAACCTCGTAAATGGCTTATTTGGTCACATGCCTATGAGAGAGCAAATCCGAGCTATAGAGGATGCGTCGGTGATTATTGGAGCTCATGGAGCGGGTCTCACTCATGTGGTGTCAGCATTACCAGAAAGTGTGATTCTTGAAATTATTAGCAGCCAGTTTCAGCGCCCTCATTTCCAATTGATCTCCCAGTGGAAAGGTCTAGAATACCATGCAATCAATCTATCTGGCTCTTCTGCCAATCCGGTGAAGGTCATTGAACGGCTTAAAAAGATCCTGAGAAGCATCGGATGCTGA